In Gammaproteobacteria bacterium, one genomic interval encodes:
- a CDS encoding IMP dehydrogenase — protein IVEAGADGVKVGIGPGSICTTRIVTGVGVPQISAVANVAQALKNTGVPFIADGGIRFSGDMCKALAAGADAVMVGSLLAGTEESPGEVELYQGRSYKSYRGMGSLGAMAQKHGSGDRYFQSSNAVDKLVPEGIEGRVPYKGSMISIVHQMMGGLRSCMGLTGCRTIAELKEKAQFVRVTSAGMNESHVHDVTITKEAPNYQIKR, from the coding sequence ATCGTTGAGGCAGGAGCCGACGGAGTGAAAGTCGGCATTGGCCCGGGCTCCATTTGCACCACGCGAATTGTCACGGGTGTCGGTGTGCCACAAATCAGCGCGGTGGCCAACGTGGCACAGGCATTGAAGAATACAGGTGTGCCTTTTATCGCCGACGGTGGCATCCGCTTTAGTGGTGATATGTGTAAAGCGTTGGCGGCTGGCGCTGACGCCGTGATGGTCGGTTCGTTGCTGGCAGGCACCGAAGAGTCCCCGGGTGAAGTCGAACTTTATCAGGGGCGTTCCTACAAAAGTTACCGTGGCATGGGCTCCCTTGGCGCCATGGCACAAAAACATGGCTCAGGGGACCGCTATTTTCAAAGCTCAAATGCGGTGGATAAACTTGTTCCAGAAGGTATCGAAGGTCGCGTCCCGTACAAAGGCAGCATGATAAGTATTGTCCATCAGATGATGGGCGGACTGCGTTCTTGTATGGGGCTGACTGGTTGCCGGACGATCGCTGAACTGAAGGAAAAGGCTCAATTTGTCCGTGTGACTTCAGCGGGTATGAACGAAAGCCATGTGCATGATGTCACCATCACCAAAGAAGCACCGAACTATCAAATTAAACGCTAG